In Lotus japonicus ecotype B-129 chromosome 5, LjGifu_v1.2, one genomic interval encodes:
- the LOC130717800 gene encoding transcription factor bHLH140: protein MMEMEMEMDETSEPKEEKPVLVILVGAPGSGKSTFCEQVMRSSSRPWVRVCQDTIGNGKAGNKAQCLTSATRALKDGKSVFIDRCNLDRDQRLDFMKLADGPQIDVHAVVLDLPAKLCISRSVKRTGHEGNLQGGKAAAVVNRMLQKKEMPKLSEGFNRITFCQSDSDVKDAINTYSTLKPLDNLPHGCFGQKNPDSKIQVGIMKFLKRAEVPVNAASGEKGTEESTSETPGKNDTCCKDMEKIPSIPPDANLESKEIEDQAVGSAGSHANRVSLDDTPTLAFPSISTADFQFNYEKAADIIVEKVAEFSNKPWNARLVLVDLTHKSKILSLVKAKAAEKCIDTQKFSTHVGDITRLHSTGGLRCNVIANAANWRLKPGGGGVNAAIFNAAGPELESATKEKVKSLSPGNAVVVPLPPSSPLFTREGVTHVIHVLGPNMNPQRPNYLDNDYNKGSKILQDAYASLFEGFASIVRNQAEQPSGRNENLERKFLELKDQSEHCSRNHFTNTVQKSKRDSYHGSEKSKKYKETQDGFGVAFTDSNVEKADSEHRRTDVSKSKAWGSWAQALHQIAMNPEKHKDDLLEISEDVVVLNDLYPKAKKHVLVLARTGGLDCLADVQGAHLQLLKTMHAVGLKWAEKFLHESASLVFRLGYHSAPSMRQLHLHVISQDFESKHLKNKKHWNSFNTAFFRDSVDVIDEVEVSNHGKAALKDDDKLMSMELRCHRCRSAHPNIPRLKSHISSCQAPFPSYLLENGRLMHAPGEPHNNL from the exons atgatggagatggagatggagatggacGAAACTTCTGAACCCAAAG AGGAAAAGCCCGTTTTGGTGATCTTAGTGGGAGCACCGGGAAGCGGGAAATCCACCTTCTGTGAACAAGTTATGCGTTCCTCTTCTCGCCCTTGGGTTCGCGTTTGCCAG GACACTATTGGAAATGGTAAAGCAGGAAATAAAGCCCAGTGCCTAACCAGTGCAACTAGAGCATTGAAGGATGGAAAGAGTGTATTTATTGACCGGTGCAATCTTGACAGAGATCAGCGCTTAGATTTCATGAAGCTTGCTGATGGACCCCAAATAGATGTCCATGCAGTTGTACTTGATCTTCCTGCTAAGCTTTGTATTTCTCGATCTGTAAAACGAACTGGGCATGAAGGAAATCTGCAGGGTGGAAAAGCTGCTGCAGTTGTGAATAGAATGCTTCAAAAGAAAGAGATGCCAAAATTAAGTGAAGGTTTTAACCGAATAACATTTTGTCAGAGTGACAGTGATGTCAAAGATGCCATTAATACTTACAGCACGCTAAAGCCACTGGATAATCTTCCACATGGCTGCTTTGGCCAAAAGAATCCAGATTCCAAAATTCAAGTCGGTATAATGAAGTTCCTTAAAAGAGCAGAGGTCCCAGTTAATGCTGCATCTGGAGAAAAGGGCACTGAAGAATCCACTTCTGAGACACCGGGAAAAAATGATACCTGCTGCAAAGATATGGAAAAGATTCCCTCAATTCCACCTGATGCCAACTTAGAGTCAAAGGAAATAGAAGATCAAGCTGTTGGCTCTGCTGGCTCCCATGCCAATCGAGTTTCTCTGGATGATACTCCCACTCTGGCATTTCCATCTATTTCAACAGCTGATTTCCAATTCAACTATGAGAAAGCAGCTGATATTATTGTTGAGAAGGTTGCAGAGTTCTCAAATAAGCCGTGGAATGCCAGACTTGTTCTAGTTGACTTGACTCATAAGTCAAAGATTCTGTCCTTAGTTAAAGCTAAAGCAGCAGAGAAATGCATTGACACCCAAAAGTTCTCTACCCATGTTGGAGACATTACTCGTCTTCATTCCACAGGAGGTTTGCGCTGTAATGTAATAGCTAATGCTGCCAACTG GCGGTTAAAACCTGGAGGTGGAGGTGTTAATGCAGCAATTTTTAACGCTGCAGGTCCTGAGCTAGAGTCTGCAactaaagaaaaagtaaaatctCTTTCACCTGGGAATGCTGTTGTTGTCCCTCTACCACCATCTTCTCCCTTGTTCACTAGAGAGGGTGTAACCCATGTAATACATGTTCTTGGACCTAATATGAACCCACAACGACCAAATTATCTGGATAATGATTATAATAAAGGCTCTAAAATTCTCCAAGATGCTTATGCTTCACTATTTGAAGGTTTTGCATCTATTGTGAGGAACCAAGCAGAGCAACCTAGTGGAAGAAATGAAAACCTTGAAAGAAAGTTCTTGGAGTTGAAGGATCAATCAGAACACTGCTCTAGAAATCATTTCACAAACACTGTTCAAAAGAGTAAGAGAGATTCTTATCATGGGTCGGAAAAAAGCAAGAAATACAAGGAAACTCAGGATGGTTTTGGAGTGGCCTTTACTGATTCTAATGTTGAAAAGGCAGATTCAGAGCATAGAAGAACTGATGTGAGCAAGAGTAAAGCCTGGGGATCATGGGCTCAAGCTCTTCACCAAATAGCTATGAATCCTGAAAAGCATAAGGATGATTTGCTTGAAATATCAGAAGATGTTGTTGTGTTGAATGATCTGTATCCTAAG GCAAAGAAGCATGTTCTGGTATTAGCACGAACTGGAGGTCTTGATTGCCTGGCAGATGTCCAAGGTGCTCACCTTCAGTTATTGAAGACAATGCATGCTGTGGGTTTAAAGTGGGCTGAGAAGTTCTTGCACGAGAGTGCATCACTGGTCTTTCGCCTTGGATATCATTCG GCTCCATCAATGCGGCAACTACACTTGCATGTTATCAGCCAGGACTTCGAATCAAAACATTTGAAGAACAAGAAGCACTGGAACTCGTTTAACACTGCTTTCTTTCGTGACTCGGTAGATGTAATTGATGAGGTTGAGGTCTCTAATCATGGAAAAGCAGCACTGAAAGATGATGATAAGCTCATGTCTATGGAACTGAGGTGCCACAGATGTAGAAGTGCACATCCAAATATTCCGCGGTTAAAATCACATATTAGCAGCTGCCAAGCTCCCTTTCCCTCTTACCTACTTGAAAATGGACGTTTGATGCATGCACCAGGTGAACCCCACAACAATTTATAG
- the LOC130720158 gene encoding floral homeotic protein AGAMOUS-like, which translates to MGRGRIPMEPIQNEKTRRTTFLKRRDGLMKKVKELSILCDVNACLIMYAEGLDEPQTWPKKDTEVQCIIQKYCNTANDRRPKIYDVHEYYKDKVKKIEAEISKVHKEELKILYPTWDDSFNNLGEEQLRSFISKLDAKLDACNQKINILKGDHDHRGKEKAREIVTVSRTGYETQVTPPPYLASNPMNQLNGLMMQNMSQAQVFQPPPPMNMLKANNDRNLFHNFGQSSQPPSLHHFGQNRRVDWADQVRALSYDPTTGTNYDKNKLAVFPFHHGQSSQSPPSLLNFGQNGRVDWANQVGALANYDPTTGMLINGVRAENNQNISQCYCNGNMQRMQPCSIGNLHTQYPAQIKSKEEEAFLSYVPPGFQPNGFYGTDVVQAHMFSHMHGFGRK; encoded by the coding sequence ATGGGCCGCGGAAGAATACCTATGGAACCAATTCAGAACGAGAAAACTCGCAGGACAACATTCCTGAAGAGAAGAGATGGTTTGATGAAGAAAGTGAAGGAGCTTTCCATTCTTTGTGATGTTAATGCTTGTTTAATCATGTATGCTGAAGGACTTGATGAACCACAAACATGGCCTAAAAAAGACACAGAGGTACAATGTATCATTCAAAAATACTGCAATACAGCTAATGATAGGCGTCCTAAGATCTATGATGTGCATGAGTACTATAAAGATAAGGTGAAAAAAATTGAAGCTGAGATTTCCAAAGTGCACAAGGAGGAGCTTAAGATCTTGTACCCAACTTGGGATGACAGTTTCAATAATCTTGGAGAGGAGCAATTGAGGAGTTTTATTAGCAAGCTGGATGCTAAGCTTGATGCTTGTAATCAAAAGATAAATATCTTGAAAGGAGATCACGATCATAGGggaaaagaaaaagcaagagaGATTGTCACAGTTTCCCGAACCGGCTATGAGACACAGGTTACTCCTCCGCCCTACTTGGCCTCAAATCCTATGAATCAACTCAATGGTCTCATGATGCAAAACATGTCTCAAGCTCAAGTTTTCCAACCTCCTCCCCCTATGAATATGTTGAAGGCAAACAATGATAGAAACCTATTTCATAACTTTGGCCAGAGTTCTCAACCACCTTCATTGCATCATTTTGGTCAAAATCGAAGGGTGGATTGGGCTGATCAAGTGCGTGCTCTTTCTTATGATCCCACAACTGGTACGAACTATGATAAAAACAAGTTAGCAGTTTTCCCATTTCACCATGGCCAGAGTTCTCAATCACCACCTTCCTTGCTTAATTTTGGTCAAAATGGAAGGGTGGATTGGGCTAATCAAGTTGGTGCTCTTGCTAATTATGATCCCACAACTGGTATGCTTATAAATGGAGTTCGAGCTGAAAATAATCAAAACATCTCACAATGCTATTGCAATGGAAATATGCAGAGGATGCAGCCATGTAGTATTGGTAATTTGCATACTCAATATCCTGCTCAAATAAAGTCGAAGGAAGAAGAAGCTTTTTTATCATATGTACCACCTGGGTTCCAACCTAATGGATTTTATGGTACAGATGTTGTTCAAGCTCATATGTTCAGCCACATGCATGGATTTGGAAGGAAGTAG